A genomic stretch from Aedes albopictus strain Foshan chromosome 2, AalbF5, whole genome shotgun sequence includes:
- the LOC109419609 gene encoding thioester-containing protein 1 allele R1, protein MISLLPEFGPECRLRPRIVSLWTDVRQSVVIHGTNMIENRGLTILCALLSAVYTQETGNYVILAPKYLRAKQPYQFSVSTYDFNKFSKLRVTIENDYSENDYSESGEPIQINKDVYLKSSQNQLVEIDTTVLPQGSYSLKLLSGSGGEVDLTIPLTILDKSYSVLIQTDKPIYKPGNVVKFRVLLLDQTTKPVDKPRAISVALADPYDNEIKVWPYAMLQNGVFQSQLEISNEPNLGNWSIKANVYGKDHVVSFLVDDYKLANYELRISTPKPAAVQDREFVVDVEARYIFGQPVKGNAIITVHGPKYLTKTARIVGKKRLSFSMTDLLHQTSQPDENISVDVTVVIHDQYTRENMEARKSFQIFTQSYQLSLKKSSKYFIPGHPYRCYVQIKDPSGAHLKEMSTHQVIIKISYAKRNDFQKTELHLTPDSEGTIPLPLDVPDEVTHIELDISYRNTTEQFELHVNPYSVAGVIQASIITEQVMINRPFMVQVQSSVPLNHLTYEVISKGKILTVNQHKLNSTDSIQFEIAATPEMIPEAKVFVYSIHNDQILKDTVPVLISSLTNWVNVTLLTDKGQPKVQPGKKVQLNVQSTPNSYIGLLAVDRGAWLQGDGNQITTQRVLNEIKAFSDGIEGTADDIEDMELITNALIPRALSARFGIYQPDDEDEYIPPRKDFPESWLWFDMRKTDDNGRLNITDTVPDSITSWEITAFSLSPEQGLGVQDKPVSLTVTKPFFIVTNMPNWIKKSEVAIIKVTIFNRLDEITYVGVTLKNSRQEFEFVNNTGRNDVSYQAKNVVVPKNSASTVQFMIKPKKMGNIVIKVIAESTEGSDSMEQLLRVMPESLLYPKEEKRFIQLQNETNTYEIKLVMPKHIDKNSEDIYLSVQGNLLGDAADGLEDMVRLPSGSGEQNVLKMIPNVILLDYMNEVGKVNVYLRERAKQFLNKGYQNQLKFKRSDGSFSMFGQQDNVGSVFLTALVAKTLQQTNQFVAVDRKVIEKAYDWLKQQQNTDGSFSELGEAPEYGLQRKHKDKVILTAFTLVAFLECNCNTEKYKSVIDKGTKYLKSKVQNTESNYALSLTAYALILAQYESEFAFLKLVEGSESDNLYRWWDDNLTFTDATAYALLCYLKRGDFVDSLKILKWLVNKRHLFGPDNIETTFVGLQAIAEHSKRTSPNRNSYVVSVFRGAEKLTTLTVDSNTSYIVQNASLPADVRDVTVKVEGTGTGKFYIYYKYKTNIFKVKPRFHAEVQVLNTSTGQYLDLQICAKFMPEEAYEISKLALMEITFPSGYIALDESVEELEKIKTIKKVTTKYDDSSLWLYFESLPETNLCVPVTGFRQSDVLQQIPGSVKVYDFYDNSRLVIKHFDGKQIDECEICGNKCPPECGQ, encoded by the exons ATGATTAGTCTGCTTCCCGAGTTTGGCCCTGAGTGCCGTCTGCGTCCTCGAATTGTTTCTCTTTGGACTGATGTACGCCAGTCAGTGGTGATCCATGGAACAAATATGATCGAGAACAGAGGATTGACTATTCTGTGCGCTCTATTATCAGCTGTGTATACACAAGAAACTGG CAACTACGTGATTCTTGCGCCGAAATATCTACGCGCCAAACAACCTTACCAGTTTTCTGTCTCTACATacgatttcaataaattttctaaaCTACGCGTGACTATCGAAAACGACTACTCTGAAAACGACTATTCTGAAAGCGGCGAACCTATCCAAATTAATAAAGATGTATACCTGAAGAGTAGTCAAAACCAACTGGTTGAAATTGAT ACAACAGTTTTACCGCAAGGATCTTACTCACTCAAACTGCTATCCGGATCGGGAGGTGAAGTGGATCTTACAATCCCTCTTACAATACTGGATAAGTCATATTCCGTACTGATTCAAACGGATAAGCCAATCTATAAGCCTGGCAATGTTGTAAAATTTCGAGTGCTGCTATTAGACCAAACAACAAAGCCAGTTGATAAACCGAGAGCAATAAGTGTAGCGCTGGCAGATCCCTATGACAACGAGATCAAGGTATGGCCGTATGCAATGCTCCAAAATGGAGTATTCCAATCACAATTGGAAATTTCGAACGAGCCAAATTTGGGCAACTGGTCAATCAAAGCCAATGTCTATGGAAAGGATCATGTTGTTTCGTTTCTAGTTGATGACTACAAATTAGCCAACTATGAACTCCGGATAAGTACGCCTAAACCAGCGGCCGTACAAGACAGAGAATTTGTTGTAGATGTCGAGGCACGGTACATCTTCGGTCAACCTGTGAAAGGAAACGCTATTATAACAGTCCACGGTCCAAAATATCTCACCAAAACTGCACGAATTGTTGGGAAAAAGAGATTATCCTTCAGTATGACTGATTTGCTACATCAAACATCGCAACCGGACGAGAATATTTCAGTAGACGTGACAGTCGTTATCCACGATCAATATACAC GAGAAAATATGGAGGCGAGAAAATCTTTTCAAATCTTCACCCAGTCGTATCAATTGTCTCTTAAAAAGTCTTCCAAATATTTCATTCCTGGACATCCGTACCGTTGCTATGTACAGATCAAAGATCCAAGCGGAGCACATTTAAAAGAAATGAGTACGCATCAAGTAATCATTAAAATAAGCTATGCCAAACGGAATGACTTCCAGAAAACCGAACTGCATTTGACTCCAGATTCAGAAGGAACTATTCCATTGCCATTGGATGTTCCGGATGAAGTCACGCACATCGAGCTAGACATTTCTTATCGCAACACAACTGAACAGTTCGAACTGCATGTGAATCCGTACAGTGTTGCCGGCGTAATTCAAGCATCGATAATTACCGAACAAGTAATGATAAACCGGCCCTTTATGGTTCAAGTGCAGTCATCCGTCCCGTTGAATCATTTGACGTATGAAGTTATATCTAAAGGAAAAATCTTGACCGTAAATCAGCATAAGCTCAATAGCACTGACAGTATTCAGTTCGAAATTGCGGCCACACCGGAAATGATCCCAGAAGCAAAAGTATTCGTATACAGCATTCACAATGATCAGATACTGAAGGACACTGTACCAGTGCTGATAAGTAGTTTAACAAATTGG GTTAACGTAACGCTTCTTACCGATAAGGGACAACCCAAGGTTCAGCCCGGGAAAAAAGTCCAGCTTAACGTTCAATCTACACCAAACTCTTACATTGGATTGCTAGCGGTCGATAGAGGGGCTTGGCTTCAAGGCGATGGAAACCAGATTACGACGCAACGAGTGCTGAATGAAATTAAAGCGTTCTCTGATGGAATCGAAGGTACTGCTGATGAT ATAGAGGACATGGAATTAATTACCAATGCACTGATTCCTAGAG CACTGAGTGCACGATTCGGTATCTACCAGCCAGATGATGAGGACGAATACATCCCACCTCGAAAGGATTTTCCTGAATCATGGCTGTGGTTTGATATGCGTAAAACCGA CGACAACGGTAGACTCAACATCACCGATACGGTTCCCGACTCCATAACCAGTTGGGAAATAACAGCATTTTCTCTTAGCCCTGAGCAAGGCCTTGGCGTACAGGACaagccggtttcattgaccgTTACAAAGCCTTTCTTCATCGTAACCAACATGccgaactggatcaaaaagagtGAGGTCGCCATAATTAAAGTGACTATATTTAACAGACTGGATGAAATCACTTACGTCGGAGTCACACTCAAGAACTCACGTCAAGAATTTGAATTTGTAAATAATACTGGGCGCAATGATGTCAGCTACCAGGCGAAGAATGTCGTTGTTCCGAAAAACTCTGCCTCCACCGTGCAATTCATGATCAAACCGAAAAAGATGGGTAACATTGTGATCAAAGTCATTGCCGAGTCTACAGAAGGATCCGATTCAATGGAACAATTGCTTCGAGTCATGCCTGAAAGTTTGCTTTACCCGAAGGAGGAGAAACGCTTCATACAATTGCAGAATGAAACTAACACGTACGAAATAAAGTTAGTAATGCCAAAACATATTGATAAAAACTCGGAGGACATTTACTTATCAGTGCAAGGCAATCTTCTTGGTGATGCAGCTGACGGATTGGAAGATATGGTACGGTTGCCTTCCGGAAGCGGCGAGCAAAATGTTCTCAAAATGATTCCAAATGTGATACTTTTGGATTACATGAACGAAGTAGGAAAGGTGAACGTATATTTGAGAGAACGCGcaaagcaatttctgaataaaGGATACCAAAATCAGCTGAAGTTTAAACGTAGCGATGGGTCATTCAGCATGTTTGGGCAGCAAGACAATGTAGGAAGTGTGTTTCTCACTGCTCTCGTGGCAAAGACTTTGCAACAAACGAATCAATTCGTAGCAGTTGACAggaaggttatcgaaaaagcataTGACTGGTTGAAGCAGCAGCAAAATACGGATGGAAGTTTCAGCGAACTTGGAGAAGCCCCAGAATATGGACTACAGAGGAAACATAAGGACAAAGTAATCCTTACAGCCTTTACTCTGGTTGCGTTTCTAGAATGCAACTGTAATACTGAGAAATATAAATCCGTAATTGACAAAGGAACGAAATATCTCAAATCAAAAGTTCAAAACACTGAGTCAAATTATGCCCTTTCATTGACTGCTTATGCGTTGATTCTTGCTCAATACGAATCGGAATTTGCGTTTTTAAAGTTGGTGGAAGGGTCCGAAAGCGATAATCTGTATCGATGGTGGGATGATAATTTAACTTTCACCGATGCCACTGCTTATGCATTGCTCTGTTATCTGAAGAGAGGAGATTTCGTGGATTCTTTGAAAATCTTGAAATGGCTAGTCAATAAGCGGCATTTGTTTGGACCTGACAATATTGAAACCACGTTTGTTGGACTTCAAGCCATTGCAGAGCACAGCAAGAGAACTTCACCAAATCGTAACTCTTACGTTGTTTCCGTATTCAGAGGGGCGGAAAAGTTAACCACGCTCACCGTAGATTCAAACACATCCTATATAGTACAAAACGCATCACTTCCAGCTGACGTTCGAGATGTTACTGTAAAGGTCGAGGGGACGGGAACAGGAAAATTCTACATTTATTACAAATATAAGACGAATATTTTTAAAGTTAAGCCACGATTTCACGCGGAAGTTCAAGTGTTGAACACATCCACCGGTCAATATCTTGATTTGCAAATATGTGCAAAATTCATGCCTGAGGAAGCATATGAGATATCGAAGCTAGCACTGATGGAAATCACCTTTCCCAGCGGATATATTGCCCTCGATGAATCGGTAGAAGAActtgaaaaaatcaaaacaatcaaG AAAGTCACAACAAAGTACGACGATTCGTCCTTGTGGCTATATTTTGAATCACTTCCGGAAACAAATCTATGTGTGCCAGTGACCGGCTTCCGACAGAGTGATGTGCTCCAACAAATCCCTGGCAGTGTGAAGGTTTATGACTTTTATGACAATT CTCGACTGGTGATTAAACATTTCGATGGCAAGCAAATCGATGAATGCGAAATCTGCGGCAACAAATGCCCACCCGAATGTGGACAGTGA